The following DNA comes from Streptomyces globosus.
GCCCGCAGGCGCGGCGACGGCGGGGCCTTTGTTTTGACCGGAGTGGATGGGGTGGGTACGCTCAGACCTTGTGCCTGGGGTGTGCCTGGGCTCCCGTGCGTGTCCATCAACCGCACGCGGGCCGCACAAGCCGCCGCGATCCACGTCCTCCCGCGCTTGCGCGGGGGTCTGCCGGATCCGACACACCCGACCGCGTGGGTCGGGGAACGTTCCAGGTTAGCTTCACTACACGGCACACAGAAACCGGAGAAGTAGTGCCTACGATCCAGCAGCTGGTCCGGAAGGGCCGGCAGGACAAGGTCGAGAAGACGAAGACGCCCGCGCTCGAGGCTTCGCCCCAGCGCCGCGGCGTCTGCACGCGTGTGTTCACGACCACCCCGAAGAAGCCGAACTCGGCGCTCCGCAAGGTCGCGCGTGTGCGTCTGACCTCCGGCATCGAGGTCACCGCTTACATTCCGGGTGAGGGACACAACCTGCAGGAGCACTCGATCGTGCTCGTGCGTGGTGGCCGTGTGAAGGACCTGCCGGGTGTTCGTTACAAGATCATCCGCGGTGCGCTTGACACCCAGGCTGTCAAGAACC
Coding sequences within:
- the rpsL gene encoding 30S ribosomal protein S12; this translates as MPTIQQLVRKGRQDKVEKTKTPALEASPQRRGVCTRVFTTTPKKPNSALRKVARVRLTSGIEVTAYIPGEGHNLQEHSIVLVRGGRVKDLPGVRYKIIRGALDTQAVKNRKQARSRYGAKKEK